From Streptomyces fungicidicus, one genomic window encodes:
- a CDS encoding heavy metal transporter, protein MPEPSLPSKRKRRGRLLRCGAAFVVLSAVAGYLAVQYVTGDTRGPGCKVVSAKGDGATYEFTPEQAVNAATITAVGTARELPERAVTIALATALQESTLRNIDHGDRDSLGLFQQRPSQGWGTPKEIMDPTYSAGKFYEHLEEVPGYTRLPLTVAAQRVQRSGFPQAYAKHEPDAALLAAALTGRSAATLTCDGRPAATRAAGAANADTVRAALARDFGRDVLEPAAAEVGASATASPSASAPAESGATSDSGGSDGRTVRLPVSDGEGAGAAAGAGTRGWQLAHWAVANASQLRIQRVSYAGREWTAGHTDSQWRTADGKNSGGSGDGAGVVTLTTMP, encoded by the coding sequence GTGCCTGAGCCGTCCCTTCCCTCCAAGCGCAAGCGTCGCGGCCGTCTCCTCCGTTGCGGAGCGGCCTTCGTGGTGCTGTCCGCGGTCGCCGGGTATCTCGCGGTGCAGTACGTCACCGGCGACACCCGCGGACCGGGCTGCAAGGTCGTGTCCGCCAAGGGCGACGGCGCGACCTACGAGTTCACGCCCGAGCAGGCGGTGAACGCGGCGACGATCACCGCGGTGGGCACGGCGCGCGAACTGCCCGAGCGGGCGGTGACGATCGCGCTGGCGACCGCCCTGCAGGAGTCGACGCTGCGCAACATCGACCACGGCGACCGTGACTCGCTGGGTCTGTTCCAGCAGCGTCCCTCGCAGGGCTGGGGCACGCCGAAGGAGATCATGGACCCGACGTACTCGGCGGGGAAGTTCTACGAGCACCTGGAGGAGGTGCCGGGCTACACCCGGCTGCCGCTCACCGTCGCCGCGCAGCGGGTGCAGCGCAGTGGCTTCCCGCAGGCGTACGCCAAGCACGAGCCGGACGCCGCGCTGCTGGCCGCCGCCCTCACCGGGCGCTCGGCGGCGACGCTGACCTGCGACGGCCGGCCGGCGGCGACGCGGGCGGCGGGCGCGGCGAACGCGGACACGGTGCGTGCGGCGCTGGCGCGGGACTTCGGGCGGGACGTGCTGGAGCCGGCCGCCGCCGAGGTGGGCGCGAGCGCGACGGCCTCGCCGTCCGCGAGTGCGCCGGCGGAGTCCGGTGCCACCAGTGACTCCGGTGGCTCCGACGGGCGGACGGTGCGGCTGCCGGTGTCCGACGGCGAGGGTGCCGGGGCGGCGGCCGGGGCCGGGACGCGGGGCTGGCAGCTGGCCCACTGGGCCGTGGCCAACGCCTCCCAGCTGCGCATACAGCGGGTGTCGTACGCGGGGCGGGAGTGGACGGCCGGGCACACCGACAGCCAGTGGCGGACGGCGGACGGCAAGAACTCCGGGGGCTCGGGGGACGGCGCGGGTGTCGTGACGCTCACGACCATGCCGTAG
- the dapE gene encoding succinyl-diaminopimelate desuccinylase yields the protein MADTPLDLTLDAARLTAQLVDFPSVSGTEKPLADAIESALRALPHLTVERYGNNVLARTRLGRPERVILAGHIDTVPIADNVPSRLDDDGVLWGCGTCDMKSGVAVQLRIAATVPAPNRDLTFVFYDNEEVAADLNGLKHVAEAHPDWLEGDFAVLLEPSDGQVEGGCQGTLRVLLKTTGERAHSARGWMGSNAIHAAAPILARLAAYEPRYPVIDGLEYREGMNAVGVSGGVAGNVIPDECVVSVNFRYAPDRSEEEALAHVREVFADCGVSEFVVDDHSGGALPGLSHPAAAAFIEAVGGTPQPKYGWTDVSRFSSLGIPAVNYGPGNPHLAHKRDERVETAKILAGEERLRSWLTA from the coding sequence ATGGCCGACACCCCGCTTGACCTCACGCTGGACGCCGCCCGCCTGACCGCGCAGCTCGTCGACTTCCCCTCCGTCAGCGGCACCGAGAAGCCGCTCGCGGACGCGATCGAGTCCGCGCTGCGCGCCCTCCCCCACCTCACGGTCGAGCGGTACGGCAACAACGTCCTCGCCCGCACCCGGCTGGGGCGCCCCGAGCGGGTGATCCTCGCCGGTCACATCGACACGGTCCCCATCGCGGACAACGTCCCCTCGCGGCTCGACGACGACGGCGTGCTCTGGGGCTGCGGCACCTGCGACATGAAGTCCGGGGTCGCCGTACAGCTGCGCATCGCGGCCACGGTCCCCGCCCCCAACCGCGACCTGACCTTCGTCTTCTACGACAACGAGGAGGTCGCCGCCGACCTCAACGGCCTCAAGCACGTCGCCGAGGCCCACCCCGACTGGCTCGAGGGCGACTTCGCGGTGCTGCTCGAGCCCTCCGACGGACAGGTCGAGGGCGGCTGCCAGGGCACGCTGCGGGTGCTGCTGAAGACCACGGGTGAGCGCGCCCACTCCGCGCGCGGCTGGATGGGCTCCAACGCGATCCACGCGGCCGCCCCGATCCTCGCCCGCCTGGCCGCCTACGAACCCCGCTACCCGGTGATCGACGGACTGGAGTACCGCGAGGGCATGAACGCGGTCGGCGTCTCCGGGGGAGTGGCGGGGAACGTCATCCCGGACGAGTGCGTGGTCTCCGTCAACTTCCGCTACGCCCCCGACCGCAGCGAGGAGGAGGCCCTGGCGCACGTCCGGGAGGTCTTCGCGGACTGCGGGGTGAGCGAGTTCGTCGTCGACGACCACAGCGGCGGTGCGCTGCCCGGCCTGTCCCACCCGGCCGCCGCGGCCTTCATCGAGGCGGTGGGCGGCACCCCGCAGCCCAAGTACGGCTGGACGGACGTCTCCCGCTTCTCGTCGCTGGGCATCCCGGCGGTCAACTACGGTCCCGGCAACCCCCACTTGGCGCACAAGCGGGACGAGCGCGTGGAGACCGCGAAGATCCTCGCGGGGGAGGAACGGCTGCGGTCCTGGCTGACGGCGTGA
- a CDS encoding LOG family protein, with product MATGNPEGKKRPPEEQRLGPVLRRRGQVQKSTTDQRLLDERAPTDWVHTDPWRVLRIQSEFIEGFGTLAELPPAISVFGSARTAVDSPEYEAGVRLGRGLVEAGFAVITGGGPGAMEAANKGALEAQGMSVGLGIELPFEQGLNPYVDIGLNFRYFFVRKMMFVKYAQGFVVLPGGLGTLDELFEALTLVQTQKVTRFPIVLFGTDYWGGLVDWLRHTVIAEGKAADKDLLLFHVTDDVDEAVALVSKEAGR from the coding sequence ATGGCTACTGGCAACCCCGAGGGCAAGAAGCGGCCACCGGAGGAGCAGCGCCTGGGCCCGGTCCTCCGGAGGCGCGGCCAGGTGCAGAAGAGCACCACTGACCAGCGCCTGCTCGACGAGCGCGCGCCGACGGACTGGGTCCACACCGACCCCTGGCGGGTCCTGCGGATCCAGTCGGAGTTCATCGAGGGCTTCGGCACGCTCGCCGAACTGCCCCCCGCGATCAGCGTCTTCGGCTCCGCCCGCACCGCGGTGGACTCACCGGAGTACGAGGCGGGCGTCCGGCTGGGGCGCGGCCTGGTGGAGGCGGGCTTCGCGGTCATCACCGGCGGTGGGCCCGGCGCCATGGAGGCGGCCAACAAGGGCGCCCTGGAGGCCCAGGGCATGTCGGTGGGGCTCGGTATCGAACTGCCCTTCGAGCAGGGGCTGAACCCGTACGTCGACATCGGCCTGAACTTCCGGTACTTCTTCGTCCGCAAGATGATGTTCGTCAAGTACGCCCAGGGCTTCGTGGTCCTGCCCGGCGGCCTGGGCACCCTGGACGAACTCTTCGAGGCCCTGACCCTCGTCCAGACCCAGAAGGTCACCCGCTTCCCCATCGTCCTGTTCGGCACGGACTACTGGGGCGGCCTGGTCGACTGGCTCCGCCACACGGTCATCGCCGAGGGCAAGGCGGCCGACAAGGACCTCCTCCTGTTCCACGTCACGGACGACGTGGACGAGGCGGTCGCCCTGGTCTCCAAGGAGGCGGGCCGCTAG
- the folP gene encoding dihydropteroate synthase, whose product MLRLGRREFAPHERVIMAIVNRTPDSFYDRGATFHDEPALTRVEQAVAEGAAIIDIGGVKAGPGEEVTAEEEARRTVGFVAEVRRRFPDVVISVDTWRHDVGEAVCEAGADVLNDAWGGVDPRLAEVAARHGAGLVCTHAGGARPRTRPHRVAYDDVMADILDVTVGLAERAVALGVPRESVMIDPGHDFGKNTRHSLEATRRLGEMVATGWPVLVSLSNKDFVGETLDRPVKERVVGTLATTAVSSWLGARVYRVHEVAETRQVLDMVSSIAGERVPAVARRGLA is encoded by the coding sequence ATGCTCAGGCTGGGCAGGCGGGAATTCGCACCGCACGAGCGGGTGATCATGGCGATCGTGAACCGGACCCCGGACTCCTTCTACGACCGGGGCGCGACGTTCCACGACGAGCCGGCGCTCACGCGGGTGGAGCAGGCGGTGGCGGAGGGCGCCGCGATCATCGACATCGGCGGGGTGAAGGCCGGGCCCGGCGAGGAGGTCACCGCCGAGGAGGAGGCGCGGCGGACCGTCGGCTTCGTCGCGGAGGTGCGGCGGCGCTTCCCGGACGTCGTGATCAGCGTGGACACCTGGCGGCACGACGTCGGCGAGGCGGTGTGCGAGGCGGGCGCGGACGTGCTGAACGACGCGTGGGGCGGGGTCGACCCGCGGCTCGCGGAGGTCGCCGCGCGCCACGGCGCCGGGCTGGTGTGCACCCACGCGGGCGGTGCCCGGCCGCGGACGCGGCCGCACCGGGTGGCGTACGACGACGTCATGGCCGACATCCTCGACGTGACCGTGGGACTGGCGGAGCGTGCGGTGGCGCTGGGCGTGCCCCGGGAGTCGGTGATGATCGATCCCGGGCACGACTTCGGGAAGAACACGCGGCACAGTCTCGAGGCGACCCGGCGGCTGGGGGAGATGGTCGCCACGGGGTGGCCGGTGCTGGTGTCCCTGTCCAACAAGGACTTCGTGGGGGAGACGCTGGACCGGCCGGTCAAGGAGCGGGTGGTGGGGACGCTGGCGACGACCGCGGTCTCCTCGTGGCTGGGGGCGCGGGTGTACCGGGTGCACGAGGTCGCCGAGACGCGGCAGGTGCTGGACATGGTGTCGTCCATCGCGGGCGAGCGGGTGCCGGCTGTCGCCCGGAGGGGACTGGCGTAG
- a CDS encoding DivIVA domain protein, which produces MVMFLFLVVALAVVVAAVTLAVVGGGDNGPLPEAAPERLRDSLPPDRPVGRADVDALRLPVAARGYRMADVDDALGRLGAELGERDARIADLESALAGARAAAAHLSMDKPAAHHEDEQP; this is translated from the coding sequence ATGGTTATGTTCCTGTTCCTGGTCGTCGCGCTCGCCGTCGTGGTCGCCGCGGTGACGCTCGCCGTGGTGGGCGGCGGCGACAACGGCCCGCTGCCCGAGGCCGCCCCGGAGCGCCTGCGGGACTCCCTGCCGCCGGACCGCCCCGTCGGCCGCGCGGACGTGGACGCCCTGCGCCTCCCGGTCGCCGCCCGCGGCTACCGGATGGCCGACGTGGACGACGCCCTCGGCCGCCTCGGCGCGGAACTGGGCGAGCGGGACGCCCGGATCGCCGACCTGGAGTCCGCGCTGGCCGGCGCCCGCGCCGCCGCGGCCCACCTCTCCATGGACAAGCCGGCCGCGCACCACGAGGACGAGCAGCCGTGA